Sequence from the Ananas comosus cultivar F153 unplaced genomic scaffold, ASM154086v1, whole genome shotgun sequence genome:
atatataggctCAGTACTACAACGATTCTTAATTTACTCCCCTAGTTATCAtttaatatgaaattatttCTCGTATTCAAATACCAAAGATATATTTTGTTCTAACCACATATATCTCTTCAATAAGCAAGAATCAACTACCCAAATCTGCTATTccattaccaaaaaaaaaaaaaaaatcacacttataaactcaaaattaaagtttcccaaaaagaaaaaaagaaaatatttgaagagCTCCAATGTttccccccccctttttttttcctctctcttaagCTGGTCTTATTCTCTTCTGCCCTGTTTTGCCATGAGAAACAGAGTCCCCTTCCGACGCCGTGGCGAACGCCGCGGAGAGCTCGGCGTAGAGGTCGACGACGCGCCGGATGTTGCTGTTGAGCTCGCGGATCAACCCGACGTTGCGGCCGAGGTTGTCGGGGATCTTCGACTCGTGATTCTGATTGATCTCGTTGATCAGTAAACGGTTCTGATCCAATATGTTCTGCACCTGCACGAAGCTCTTCTGAAAGCTCTGCATCACCCTGTTATCTAAATTTGCTCCCTTGTTGCATTTTGAAAAGGTCTCCCCCTCCATgctttaattaattgatttgtaCTAGGCCTGCGCACACAATCATcataaaggaatatgaaaatgAAATAATCAAATGAAAATGTAACTTAGATCTCAATGATACGCAATTTTGATTTCTATAGATACCTTCTTAATTCTCATTATTTTGATTTACGATTGACTAAgtagaaaatttattaaatttcgTCAACTAAAAATCacataataaaactaaatataaaaatggatTATAGTTGGGGGATCTCTATAGATTATagaaaagtttcttttttttttaaaaaaaagggggtaaattttagatttttaaataaatttcataGAAAACAAGTTAGATATGATATTTGAGAAAAGGACCTTTTTGGTTCTAGTGCGGAGAAGATATAGGAAAAAAAGGCATCAATAACGAAgataaaatgaaaaggaatccaagaaaaaaaaataaaaccaatttgGCACAAAACTCTTCAAATCCATGTAAATTAAACAAAACCAACTTTTTAGAATGAAAGATTGATTGACATAGAGggtaataaaaacaaaaccttttttctttttttgcttacCTTGTAAATTTGGGCCATTTATTATTATCCCaagccgaagaagaagaagagaggagagagagagagacgaagagagagaataagcgAAGCACAAGGAAGGTGTGTTCTAATGGAGAACGAAATGAGAGGGactaaaaatagagagagagagagagagagagagagagagagagtataaatAGATTTGATCACAGGAAaaagtttctctctctagagtttgatttttgattcGGTAGATCTACAACAAAATGTGTGGCTAGAGATGAGGAATGTGTTTGGAACTCATTATAACCGTTGATTATGTCCTGAAGCTACATAAGCATCTCAATTTTGTTTGTTTACACGTCACACGTtgtacaaaacttatctgaGCAATGCACTACGCTAATTGACTACTCcatcttttaaaatattaatttttattattctattttttaatttatttgatttaagttagcCAACactattttaactttaaatttttaatatatcagTTATTTTTACGGATTTAActagcatattttatataatttttataactgtaaatttataaggtaagtaattagcttaaagtTTAAAGCAAAGTGTCGttgattaattcaaattaaaaagttgaaaggttgaatagtaaaattaaaattttaaaaagttgaataaCAGATTCAATATAGTCTATAATTTAGATGaattctgtacatttttacttaaaaatatataaatagttctcGGCTATCTCCGTATTACAAATTAGTTCCTAAAttctatttgaaataaattttatactttaaattttatcccATACACCCAACTTATGCAGGCACTAAGAAAAAGTCAAATGAATTGGgagaattgtatgaaatttactgtctaaatttgtaaaaataaatagcttattcaaaatttaaagtcaatGTGCCATTACCcttttcaaatcaaataaattgaaatgttgggtattaaaaaattttaaaaagttagatagccaaatcaaaatggCCAATAGTAAGACAAGTCTGGTacatttttggtaaaaataattttagaaactCAATATTCATGTTAGACAAATATTGAAGTCATTGTCTATGAAATGTTGTAAACTTTTGATCATTATAAATCATAAAGAGTCTGGCTACTAATTATGATCAATTATATGAGTCTGGTTATTATACTCTCATGAGTATAATTGTTTtcgtacttataaattattttcgatgataaattttaatccatattattaaatataatttagagtattcaaaatttttaaaaattaaattttattatttttcaacatAATTTAtctcacaataaaaaaaaatttccaaaattgATAATATATAACGACTGGTAAAGGATCTTTTCTAGTTTaatggttttaaaaaaaaattaaaatcagttaaatttttgataaaatattctgTTGATCACTATTTAGGTAACAATTAACAACTCACATTGTAAATTGAAGAATTCgattttctatttttaggacgtcgttcgatttttactgtttatttttatactcGCTTGGTagtttttattatgattttaaaaaagattaaaatttatttttaaaatattttaaatgttttaaattatgtttaactaTATAGATTCAATTcagtaattttattattaaaaataatttataagtatgaAAAACTCCCTACTCATAAAAATACAAGAGACATGAATCCAGCTACTAATCCTTTTAGGATGATGGAGGTTTTCGTTTCCTAAATCGTTTcagatgataggaattttgaaTCAATGATCGGAACCGTTAAAATTAATTacagtatttaaaatatttagaaactaaattttatgaatttttaaaaattatttacttagtAATCAAAGTATcacaaaatcgataattttcACGGTCTATATAAGCCGTTCTcttgtttaacagtgtagaataatccaaacaatttgaattttcgataaaaatttttttatactatttagataacgtTCGGTATCTCCgatcatgaattaaaaaaagCCTAACTTCTATTTTCACAAACTTActcatttttgatattttattttttgactttttaatgAACTCGataagaaattttgaaatttataaaatatattttttagacattataaataatctaaattaactttaacatttttattatcaattcaaaattactataatttagattacttaaattattttaaaataatttagaatgaCGAAAATCTCGGTCCTCATACTAAAAAAGATTacggaaaacttcaaaaaaccccccctgtggtttcgtagtttctcactttgcccccctgtggtttaaaatgtatcaaattgtccctctgtggtttcgtttttattttttcagtagctttttcgttaatattttattaaattatatacaaaaaacttcagatatccatctagatttatcaaatagtcactttagtaccctttaattttaactttatcattgatttaagaaaaaaaataaataaaattgataagaaaaagagaaaaaagaaaccacgggggagtaaattgatatattttaaaccacagagggggaaaatgagaaactatgaaaccaaatagcaaatttttgaagttttcccaaaagattatatatcttttttgtattaaaaaaaagagggggggtATTTTAGTTTCAAAGTAACTATTTCACCTCTATCAGTAAATTACCAATCTCCAAAAGCATCACACATTCACTGATTCACATCACACCTCACTTCATTGGCGAAGTCCAGTTACGTTGACACCGAGAAAATGCTGAGTCTAAAGACTCTCCCGTATCTTCACCGCCAACCCCACTCTCCCTTCGTCTCTCTCCGTTCCCGCTCCTCCTCCTTCACCTTCTCCGCCCGAGCCATGGCGTCCGCGGTGGAGCACGTCGTCCTCTTCAAGGTCCGCGACTCCACCGACCCGTCCGTGGTCGACTCCATGGTCACCCACCTCcgctccctctcctccctccccggCGTCGCCCACCTCTCCGCCGGGCCCCTCCTCCGCccccgctccgccgccgccgcccccttcACCCACCTCCTCCACAGCCGCTACGCCTCCAAGGGCGACCTCGCCTCCTACGCCGCCGACCCCGCCCACCTCGCCATCGTCCGCGACCGCGTCCTCCCCATCTGCGACGACATCGTCGCCCTCGACTGGGTCGCCGACGGCGTCGCCCCCGCCCCCGTCCCCCCCGGCTCCGCCGCGCGGCTCACCCTCGCCAAGCTCAATGAAGGGGCGGCGCCGGGGCAGGTGGTGGAGGCCATGGCCGCGGCGAGGGCCAAGGGCTACGACGTGAGCTACGGGGAGAACTTCTCCCCGGCCAGGGCCAAGGGGTACTCGCTAGGGTTCCTCGCGGTGTTCCCCAGCGTCGAGGCGATCGACGCGATCGACGGGGGCGAGGCGGAGGCGTTGAAGGAGAAGGTGCGGCCGCTGCTGGAGAGCGTCATGGTCGCCGATTTCGTAGTTTCCGCCCCGCCCGCGGCGAGCCTGTGATTTCGAAGGTTGGTTATGCTCTCAATTTGCTTCAATCTCATTTAATTTTGCGAGAAAGTTTGTAATTTGGTGACCATGGATGGAGAATCTAAAGATTCTAAGTGTTTTACTTGTCTCCATTTCAACTTGGAAACTGGAACCAACAAATAAATGTATGGAAATTGTAATGCTTCAGTGATGAGAATCGTCGAAATGGGTGGAGTTTGCTCTCTAGGTTGGTGGCCAGAAGCTGTTTTATCAGTCTGTTTTAAGTTTGGTTTTATTGTTTAATGACTTCAGTAATCTAATGTAGGATAGAATGGTAGCGCGAAAGCATCATCTTTAGAGCTAAAAGATTGCATCTTAATTAGGAACAAGCACAACCGTAAGCATTCCATTCTCCGATGATAGTGATTCAATTGTGTTTTACAGTGATTGTTTTGATACAACGACGGCACTTTCCTTTCAGTATTCAAAATATGGTTAAACCAGAATGCCACCCTTAAGCTAAGCCTCTTAATCACTGATAACATTTAACAATGGTCGAAATGTCACAAAAATTTCAGATCACTGGTGCTAATAATGCTTATGCTAAGATTATTCTTTATATTTACATAGTCCCTGCTTTTGCCTTTTGGATCAACAACCCTTGGTTTTAGTTACTTGCTTTTTTGCAAATCAGAAGTTGGAAGGAACCTGTAGTCATGATTTCAGAACTCCCGCAGTCAATGAAGGTTGGCCACTCGACTACTTGAGCATGGCTAGGTTGATGATCTGTATAGATGTTAACTAAATTCTGAATTAATCATTGTTTGATATTGGAGCTCTGGCTTCACAACAGTTAAGAATTGTCTAGAGTATCATACTTGGTGTCAAAATCCTCAAAATTAAGGGTATGGATTACATTTCCTTAAAATCAGGAGAGTCATATTTTTAGGTAATATAAACTCTTTATTTTGACTGCAATTTCTCTCTTCTAGTTAATGATGTTTATTTTAGTAACTCACCTTTGGTATTTTGCTCAACTAGCAAGTTCACGCATTTGAAGTTGATGGTGCTCTTATCTAAATGAGTGCCAAATCTAGGAACCTTGTTGATTGCATTTCGTTGTGACTTCTTATATAATACACATATCCATGATAATTGGTTTGTACCAAAACCAATTTAGTAAATTACACTACTACCCTCTGAATTTTTGatgaagtttcactttacccccaACATCTTAAAATGGGCATTAAGTTCTCCGACCTCCAGTAAGTGATCCATGTAAGCCCTTCCGTCAATTCCTTTTAACAAGAATTGATGGGAACTTACGGAGCTGCCTAATTGACTAATTAGGTTAGTCTTTTGGTGAGAAAATAACCCTCCTCCATTAACCAATTAACTTAAAGAGAGCAAAATGTTGAGGGAAAAAAGGGAGTTTAGTGGAGAAGGAGATCTTTTCGCAGTAGTTTTCTGCCAAAAGACTATCCTGATTAGTTATGTAGGCAGCTCTAAATTAGTTCTCGTCTATTCTAATGGGAGCTAATAAAAGGGGGTAATGTGAATCATTTACTGAAGATCAGGATATCCAATGTCAATTTGAAGAGTTTGGGGGCCTGTAAAGtgaaactcttccaaaagttcATAGGGCAACAGTATGATGTACCCCTAACAAATTCCTCTTCATGTTAGTTGGGTCTGTTTGCACATAATAGACCTCATTGTCTCGGTCATTCTACATGATACATGGTTGGGATTAGTCATCCACAGAACCATGTTGTTTGAGGTAGCAAGTCACTCAAGTATTCTCATTATATCTGTTTTGGACATTGGATTGATTTGATTCAACAATCAAGTCATGGTGAGTTGTGGTGTCATATTATGATTTCATTTGTAGCTGTTCATGTGTGTGTAAATCTGGGGTTTTGGTTACAAATCCAATGATCGTTTCTTTTAAATTGAGCTTTTTATTCTGAAGACGGTTTTGTTAACTGTCAATGGCCGATAGCTAATGGAGCTGTTAATTTATTGAGATAACTTTTTGGATTACTTTACATGTCTTAAACAACCTTATTTCGAAAGGGCCTTTGAGTAGATAATAAGCGCTTATTCGGATGCTAGAATAAGAAGCTAGAATAACTTATTTGATATATCATATCTCCTTTCAAATTACTCTGTGCAGGGACAATGTGAACTGTAGTTGCAGAACAATGACTATACAGGTGTGTGGTGTAGGCTAGTAGGGTGCTTGTATGATTTTTGTCCATTTGATAAAACATTGGATATGGCAAAAGCATCAGTGAATTCCATCAACAAAGGAGTACTAAAGAGTACACTCTTGTGAGTTCTCTCGATCTTATCTCAGCAGTAGGCCCCAAAATATTCTCAACTTTTTAGGTTTCTCTACCAGGAACCAAAAAGACAAGTGCATCTTGTATGTTGAATACATGATATTGATGTGTGACTTCACGTGGGCAAAGTATATTCCCTGGTGCTTCAAAGATGTTATGTAGCTACACTATACTTTGAGATGAGGTTTTGTTTGTGGTTGTGAGGTAGAAAATTACTAAGTATAACACTGCTAAGCACTTCAGTAGGTTAAGATTTTTAACTTAATTGCACCCTTCGGCTTCTATCATTTATCGACCTATAGTCAGGAGCACGAGACTCTAGTGTAGAAAGGTCTCGGACCACCGAACTTAAACGCAGTTGAGGATCACCTCCGAAGTTTGAAAATGCCATAAAACCACCAGAATAATTCATTTTCGTGTTATGTACATAAACACCTCTAAGGTGGTTTTTTGTTGCAAAAATGGGTTGTATTGGTGGTTTTACGATGCTCTTAATCTACATTTGCCCTAAAATGTCCATTAGGTATGGTGTTCAAAGTTTGAAGTATTATCGACGGTGGGTGGATTAGATCGTCTTAGAACTCATTCATTCATATCACTTTTACCACATACTTTTACAGCTAAAAGTTACATGCTTCGAATCATAGTTATTATTTTTGGGATTTATAATCGCATATTTCATATTTCCGACACACATATCAACTTAACCATATAACTTTTATCCAATAAAATGGTTTTATAAGCCAAGCCAAATGGGTGTTATGTTTTGTAACCTTAATTAGTGGAATACACTCCAAAATCTttcaaaaagagaagaaaaaattaatcaGATTTCGAAACCATCTCTATCTCCAACATTTTATTTTGGAAGTGTGAGGTTTCCCTCAGACAAGCTTACAAGGGAGATCCTGAACAATTGACTCAACACATGAGAGGTATCCAATAAAGTGATTCTACTGTGCTTATTTTAGGCATGTGATGTGGTTCTGCAGAAGCATAAATTAAACCAAGCAAAAATCCAAATCAATACACAGTAAAAACATTGTTAAGCCAATaacaggaaataaaaaaaaaagaaagtctcTTTTTACCCAAATTGAACAAAGTGAAAATAGATTAATATCCATCACAAAGTGGAAATGGACAATTTCctttttattgaatatttaattcaacattttaaatataatctCCTCTCTGATCCTACAGTACAGAATCTACCTTAGCTTGGCTGATGTAGACCCTTGTCAGAAAACTAAATCTGAAATGTAGCTAAAGTCACCAAAATCAGAACAATCTCAGAACCACTGCTCCTCTAAATCCAGAAGAGGAGAATGGTAATCCAGCATGAAATATTCGCTCAATTCCGCGTCGAACGTACCGAATTCGTCGCGCAGCGAGCCCAAattgttctttctttcttcttcctcgacTCCAACTTGCCGCGAACTTAGTAAATCCAGGCTCCTATCTGTGCCGGAATCGACCCTCGTGATCGGTCGATCGATTGAAGAATCCGGTCGAGGAGTTCTTGGTGCTTCTTGTGATTCTCTTGGGTCCATTTCTGGGTTGTGTTCTTGGTCATGAGAGAAGAAGGTCATTTTGCATCTCAATGCCTTCGTTTTGATAATATTTGGGTTAgtgagtggtggtggtggtggttttTTTGTAGTAATCTTGTGGGGCTTAGTGTTAATAGGGCATTTAACTGGGTTTTTGAGTAATGGTGTAA
This genomic interval carries:
- the LOC109704319 gene encoding protein ELF4-LIKE 3-like, with translation MEGETFSKCNKGANLDNRVMQSFQKSFVQVQNILDQNRLLINEINQNHESKIPDNLGRNVGLIRELNSNIRRVVDLYAELSAAFATASEGDSVSHGKTGQKRIRPA
- the LOC109704318 gene encoding stress-response A/B barrel domain-containing protein UP3-like, whose translation is MLSLKTLPYLHRQPHSPFVSLRSRSSSFTFSARAMASAVEHVVLFKVRDSTDPSVVDSMVTHLRSLSSLPGVAHLSAGPLLRPRSAAAAPFTHLLHSRYASKGDLASYAADPAHLAIVRDRVLPICDDIVALDWVADGVAPAPVPPGSAARLTLAKLNEGAAPGQVVEAMAAARAKGYDVSYGENFSPARAKGYSLGFLAVFPSVEAIDAIDGGEAEALKEKVRPLLESVMVADFVVSAPPAASL
- the LOC109704317 gene encoding transcription factor TT2-like produces the protein MGKKPCCSKEGLKRGAWTAVEDKMLVSYITAHGEGKWGSLPKRAGLKRCGKSCRLRWLNYLRPGIKRGNITCEEEELIIRLHMLLGNRWSLIAARLPGRTDNEIKNYWNTTLAKRVDNQSNRPPRPVTPLLKNPVKCPINTKPHKITTKKPPPPPLTNPNIIKTKALRCKMTFFSHDQEHNPEMDPRESQEAPRTPRPDSSIDRPITRVDSGTDRSLDLLSSRQVGVEEEERKNNLGSLRDEFGTFDAELSEYFMLDYHSPLLDLEEQWF